AGGTGAGTGAAACTATCTAGAGGAAGGCATGAGAGTAGGGATTAAAGTGAAGCATGACTGGAGCCATCCTGAAATTGTGGACCAGTAGAGACAGTCACAAATAAGTATAAGAAGGGTAGGGATGGGGGTGATTCAGGAAGGTGGGGACAAAAGGGTTAAAACTTTCAGGGCAATTGCAGCTGACCATTACTACACATTTAGAAGGGTTTTAGTAAAGAAGGAGCTATCCTTATCATCTAAATTACTAGTTCTTCTAGTTCTGAAAAAGTTAGCTTGTAGAAGCTACATATTTCAAAAGCCCCTGCAGCTGACCAAAGGTAGGAGGATCCttagaaatatgttttttccctttcttttttttgtaataggtttttattttttccaaatacatgcaaagatagttttcaatattcatttttgcaaaacttggcattccaaatttttctcccttcctcatcttcttccccttctcctagacaataagcaatccattataggttaaacatgtgcagtttttctagatagaaatatatttttcaaaagcaaATATAACCTAGTAATACAGGAAAAGTAGCTTAGCCACAAAAGCTGCCCTTAAATTGTTAATTTACTGAGATTTCCAGAAGCCACTTAGCCTATGAGGTTGTAGAAAGTTTCAGTGATTAGCCTTTGGATTGGGGATTCTGAGTTTCCTTTGAAGGGGAGGATATAGTTCCTTCCCATAACATATTGTTATAGTCTTTCTGAAAACAAAGTAAAGTTtgatttaaactttttcttttggttGACTTTGACCAATTCCAGGAAAGAAGTATTGTGATATGAGCTGttaatactattttcttttctctaggtaTGCAGAAACACATCGTGTATATGCTATCATATTAGTGTCTGCATATACATCAGATTTGGGGGATGAGAATGAACGAGCAAGTGGTAATTTAGGTTTTATTCCCTTTCATCTCTACCttcctataatttattttgattccTAATTTCTCATTTATCTATGCCCTGCTTTCTAATGTCAATTATCAAATTTCTTATTCTCGTTTATAATCCTcacttctttctttaaatatttcccaattacatgtaaaaaaaattatcattcattTGTGAACATTTTTGGGTTCCAAACTCTCTCCTGTCCCTGCCCTATTCACTGAGATATAATAATATCCATTATATatgacttcatttctttttttaatttattatatattctctctcGAGGACAGCttaaagtcattattttattatacCATTCTGAGAATGTCAAATCTGATCCACAATGATAGagaaaaaatgtattatatttacCAATGCAATGAAGGtaaggatggagagagaaaaggaagaatcaaaaatGCAAGGAACAAATTTAGACTTTGAGCACATAGtggggaagaaatgaaaatgcaacctgtatttcttgttttcttcaccCAAGCATAGACTATAAAAAAGCTATCATTTAAGGGAGGTCTTTGCCTTATTTAAGTTTTCATGTTTAgcctgtgatttaaaaaaaagcctcTCTGTGCAAAACTATCAATTATTCACTGAGGGGAAAATTAGGTATTTTTTTAGGCACAAGCCTTTTATGTCTGGTTAGTCTACAGGTATATGACTCTTGTTATCTTAATAGGAGTGTGGGaacaattttctctctcctcatttatGATACAGTTTCAAGCCTTATTGATAATCAAGTACAAAAGTGCATTTGACTTATATGCAGAAAGTTTTAGTCCTCTGTGTTTTAGCTAGAGTAAAGTGTCTAGTTAATACTAAAAGTTGTTTTCCCAGACTTATGATTAGCTTTTTCCCCCTGTGCTTCACAGGATACTTCAATCGTCCTTGGCAGTGGGAGAAGATCAAGTCCAATTGCCAACATATAGTACAGTTTGGGTCCACTGATGATCCTTTCCTTCCCTGGAGTGAACAGCAGGAAGTGGCCAATGAGTTGGGAGCCAAATTGCACAAATTCACGGACCGTGGCCACTTTCAAAATACTGAGTTTAATGAACTAGTCAGCGTGGTGCAGTCTATGCTGAATGTACCTGCTTAGCCTTGGTGAACTCTGTTAGTCTGTCATGACCAGATCTGTATTTTATAGTCTGGATGCTCATTAAAGGACAATAAACAGCAGAGATTAAGTAACACTGCCCAAATGCTTAGCTTTAACCAAAGCACAGTTGTTTCAATGTTCTTTTCCAGGTTTGCGAATAATTATTCCCTGGACACGAAGTCTCTAGCATTAGGCAAGGAGGGAAGTTTTAGAAGCCAGGGCACACGCCGTGCTTCCAGGGAGTAGCAGCTGATTGAGGGTATAACCATGAAACAAAAACTGTTAAGAGAGACCACAGATATTCTGTGGCTGTGCTGTGGAGAGTGGGAAAAGATTCTCTTTGCCAACAAAGTAGCAGAGTCCTGGAGAGTGATGGGTCCCATTCTCCTGCACAGGTTCTCCTTGGCTCCTGCAGCCAAGGTACACAGGCTTAGCGTGCCTCCTGCTGTGCACATTACCTGGGAAGTAGCTACAGAAATACCACCTGTTCTACTGGAGGGCTACTCGGGCTATGGGTGGTGGTGAGGACAAACAGGTTTGGTGGAAAGAAAACTCTGGAAGGTCAGAAACCCATTTCTGAATCTGAATCTatccaaatttataaaatgagggccTGGGTGTTCCTTAAGAAATCTTTGGCCTCCAAATGCTAACACCCTGTGAGTGCAATTTGGTGTGGTTTTAGTGACAGGCTGTGTGTATCATACTAAAGGCTCGCATTCACAGGTTTGGGATATTGGGTGGAGACTTTCTGGGTTCACTGCACCTCACAAAAATTGTCTGCTCAAGTGTGGAGTGGGAAATTCAAGTCAGTCAAAGACTGGTCTTTGAAAATTAATAAAGTTTATCCTTCAGCCCCTAACACAGGAAATGTCTGCTAGATGAATGGCCATAGAGACATAAAGACTAAAATAGgtcaagataattttaaaagaaagagttaACGGGAAGATACTGAAAGAGACAATTCCACTGGGATTTGTAACCAGTCTTGCATTTTACAAGGAGGATTTCATCAGTGATCTCCAGTAGCCCATATATATAATCCTTAAACTGGTTAAGCCTAGGCAATTGCCAGAACCAcccagagattaaatgacttgcctaatggTCTGTGAGGTGTGGAAGATGGGTTTGAACCTAGGTCTCCACTTCAGTTCCAGCATACTATTCACTAGACAATACTGCCTCTATCTCTTTATTCAAAAACCTCCACTCAACATCAATGTAAGCTGCTTTGATTAAGTAATTCTTGGTGCCTAGAGTCAataagactcctcttcctgagtttaaatctggcctcagatacttcctagcccttgtgactctaggcaagtcacttacctgtttcctcatctgtaaaatgagctggagagggaaatgacaaagcactccagcatctgtgccaagaaaaccttagatggagtcacagagtcagatatgactgaaaacacctgaacatcaataaatatttctaaggGTTCCTTGACTGGATCTCTAGATTTTTGCTTCCTTCAAAGACTAGGTACATTTAGCTTGACTAGCTTTAccaatttttttgtaaattttttttttaatcctcatatAACTCTGAAATATGGACAGATctgtttggaaaaggaaatgtaattttctttttaaaaagaaaaaggcattaatGTGAATCTCCATATTATCTTATATCTTTGTGGAGGGCGAAGTGCCATTTTAGCATATCCATAATTTTTAAGGGTGATCAGAGTACATGTAGTGTATAGAACAGTtgtctcagttcaaatcctgtctccactatttaatagctgtatgatcttggacaaaccaCTTACAATTCCTGGACTCagcttcctcatgtataaaattagGGATTTAGGCTAGATATTTCCTAAGACACATTCCAGTCAGTGATACACAATCCAATGAATCTACAAATCAGAGACTATTCTAGAATGAATACATCCACAAAATGTGAcactttaatgaaaaataaattagatacatCTTTTAGAATTCAGCTTCTAAGCTACTGTTTAGCATTTATAAAGATTTTGCTTGAATCTTCCACATAAATCCTTAATGAACTCCCCTGGGATCATAGGAACTTGCATTATAATGGATGTTTATGGATATTTGATAGCTAGCTAATGAAGGAACACCCTCAATAGCATCTTTCACAGATGTTTTTACAACTTTTAGTCAAATACTTCTTATGATGAGCTCATTACTTTTCAGGGTAGCCCATTCCATTGTTCCAAAGCCCTTTTTGTTAGAAAGcttctgtttatattcctataacTTCTACTTGTTGgtcctagttctgctctctggAACTACAGGAAACAAGtatacttccttttttataacaCTTCAGCTATTTGAAGACAGCAATCATGCACTCCCTTTTTAACATTATCAACACCACTATGTGCAAAAGGCTTAATTTTTTTCAGGTGTCCAgatcattattcattttttaaaatttatttttaatacacattgctttatgaatcatgttgggagagaaaaattagtacaaaaggggaaaaccatggaagagaaataacaaaaaaagtgaacagagcatgtgttgatttatattcaatctccatagttctttttctggatacaaatggcattttctatcccaaatatattggattgctttggaccactgaaccactgagaagaaccaagtctttcgtAGTTGATCACACgttcttattgttattgtgtacaatgtattcctggttcagcttccaggcctttctatactcagcttgttcatcattttttatagaacaataatattccattacctttatatagcacagcttattcagccattctccaattgacgggcatctactctttttccaattctctgccaccacaaaaagggctgctacaaacatttagCATATGTGGGTGCTTTTCCttgctttatgatttccttgggatatagacccagtaatggcactattgggtcaaagggtgtacacagtttcatagcccattgggcatagctccagaatagttggatcatttcacaattctaccaacaatgtattagtgtcttcaattttcccatatcccctccaacatttttcattatcttttcttgtcttcttagccaatcagaggtgtgaggtggtacctcaaagttgtcttaattaggGTGCAAACATTAATGATGCTTTGTGCTAAAAGAGTGGTATAAAAGATATTATCCAAGAAACACATAATCAGGAAAGATGGGCTGGCTATGTAGAAAGAAGGAAGCATAACAGATGATAGCCTAAGCACCATACAAGAACACACAGATTACTGAGAACCCTAAAGTAAGGATAAAAGATGGGATCATAGATGTATTCATGTATTACTTCCTCTCccacctaaaaataaaattatgtcccCGTTTCAAATTTTAACATTCCCTTTCCTTCTGAGTCAGCAGACCAAATATCtctaaaatacaaaaacaaaaacaaactccaGGAAAAGGAGTGCTAGTgagatttatatattatatatataaaatataattttacaaaaaaattatgattacCTGCACAATTTCCAATTGGACTTCTTCACAGAAGTTTAGCTATGTTAGTCTTATGCTGggattagaagaaaaagaaaggtttttGCCACATAAGTATTAATGACACATCTTTTTCATCCCAGCTTCtgttttctgggaaaaaaattcctACCAAGAAAAGCTAATAGACATTTTTCACCATTCTCAGCACCCTGTTTTAAAGATTACTCCAAACTTCCATTTGAGGCTTCCTACATAGGCCACAAAGTACTTTTTGTTAGAATCAAGGGCAATCAGAATGCTGCATCTTGCCAAGTAGGCTTTAATTTAATCAGTCCTGTAATTCAAGAACTCCTTGTCCTGTCCTACATGTGCATATATTAACTCACAGTCTACAGCCACCTGAGAATTATGTCCCAGAGTGGGAAATGTAAAAGATCTGAAAAATAAACATTCCTTCAGAAAATAAGTAGAGGGGAGTAGGTGTGgtgctggcaaaaaaaaaaaaagcaaggacgAGGAGATTTCCATTGGTTAAGGAGACAACAGAACTAGTGGACTACTTGCTTGCTTCTTCACATAAAGAAATTCCAGCTCTCTCCAATCCCTCACACCTTTTCAGAAGAATGagcctctctcctttcttccctccttccacaaGCAGTGACACTTCTTCCCCCACTCCCCCATCAGATACCTGGCAAGAATAATACCCATACCAACTTCCTTCAGGTAAACTCTATGGGAAGGGATCAGTAAATCGGACTAAGTGGCCCCAGAATTTTCTCAGGCTCTATTCCCTTAAACCATTATAGTCATTTATGTTTTCTGTCTTACTCAACAGATCTCTTAATTATTCATAAATTAGTTTAAGGATATCTATTGTTGGTTCTCCAATATTACTCAAGGGTTGAAATTGTTATATGTGGCTTTCTTGAACCTATTActtcattgtattttttccagTCATGCCAAGTCTACATCCAAGTGAATtcgggggagggggaaggagagttCTGAAATCCTACTGATATGAGAATGGATTAAAtggattaaagagggaacaaAACATAAATAACCATAAAGGTATAACACCTtccaaaatctgtaaagaaataagaaggggaGGTAATCAGATAAGGCAGGATTTAGAAGGATGTGTGGACTAACAGGGCTGGGATAAATTGtgtaatgggaaagggataaagagggaggggaaagaaggggtaAAAGAGAGGGATCCTAGTAGTAAGTATCCCTAGAAGTAGGGATCCAGAAGTAACCTAGAAGAGGTAGCAGAGATAAGAAACAAGAGACACATAGAAATACAATAGCAATGACCAGGAGAATTAATTGgagaaaaaagcaggggtagtaattATTGATCTCAGTTTGCTGAAAGTTTGTTGAAGtttaaaaagattcaatcaacATTTTGTCAGCCATACTTAATGTTTTAGATGTATgggtatatgcatatgcatatatatatgtgtgtgtgtgtgtgtgtgtgtgtgtacatttgtaTGTGTTTAGTATACATTAATATGTCCATGTTTAATTGTAGCCTGCTTGGGAaggtgagggagagaaaaggcgaaaaaaagaataaagaagtatgttgagaacaaaataaaaccaaaaggaagcaaagaaagatgGGACAGTTCTGAATATAATCCCTTCTATTATGGAATGGAAATTTATTCTTACATATTTTGACCCCTCCCTTACATTCTTATGtgtacatgacaatgttttttgtttctttttctatctttcttcctttttctattttctatttcagttttaaataaatacagcTTTAAAAATTCAAGTTAAAGGTCATTGGCAGGCTCAAATTCTTTCATCTGATATTTTTCCCTATCATATTTATATCATACTcactatataaaacatttaaaaatttttctaatatttaaaataatgaaaaatacttgCTGTGGTGTCTTTACATGCAAGATGTATCAATATATACTTTACAATATAAACTTCAGTAGGGAGAAACATGGATTTGCATAAATTTTAATGATCAtaaaagctgaagaaaaaatattaaatatgtgtatacTATGGAAGCAGCAAGGCGGTTCAGGGAATAGAGCccagggtctggagtcaagaagacttaagttcaaatgtggcctcaagacacttactagctatgtgatcatgggcaaaccattaatcctgtttgctttaatTCACTAGAGAAagtaaatagcaaaccactctagtatcgttgtaaaaaaaaaaatcccatggatTGAATCTAGAGAGCTctggggaatgaatgtggatgaaagcataatatttttgccttgtttttaaaaatttctcatattttttcccttttgattagatatttcttacacagcatgatgaatttggaaatgtttagaagaactgcacatgtttaacctatatcggattACTTACTATATTGGGTAGGGAGAtggtgaaaaatttggaaaacaaggttttgcaaaggtgtagaaaactacctttgcatgtatttgggaaaataaaatgttgtgcacataaaacaaaacatggattccatatagaaaaacaaagtttTCACACAGAGTTTCCTGTGAATTAATactgaaaattataaaatcttttcccccttgtttatatatacacatctttCATGTTCTGATGGAAGTCAGATTTACATGTCTATATGGAATATTAAATATCCAAAGCTGTAGGTTATCactaaaagagcaaattaaaagaCTAATGCTGGCACTTATGAAGGTTTAGTTGGCAAACTAGTCAGTCATTGAACGTTAATTACCTACCATATGCCAGGCCCTGTTCTAAGCgaaggagatacaaaaaaggtATCTCATCATCTTATGCAGGAGACAAGTAATATCTACAGTAAAGCTGTATATAGGATAAACAGAAAACTAAGAGTGGTAAGGCACTAGAATCAAGAGGGATTAGCAAAAACTTcctagaatataaaattttagtaaggacttaaaggaagccagggaagtcagtaggCTTTGTTGAAGAGGGAAATCATTCTAGGAGTGGCAGTCAGATGCATGAAATTAAGGGCTTAAGTGTCTTGTTTGACCAAACAACTAGGAGTCTGGACCAAAAAGTATAGAGAATGGGGAGGTGAGTAGGATTTcagaagcctggaaaggtaggatGGGTTATAAAAAGGCTTTACCTGCCACCCCTAGGATTTTGAATTCGATCCTGCAAgtgatagggagtcactggatTTAGAGTAAGGGGATGACATAGTCAGAcctttcctttaggaaaatcacattaGAACGGAGAATGGATTGAAATGGGcagagacttgaggcaagcagACCCACCAGCAAGCTATTGCATAATGGAAATATGAGGTAATGAGGGCCTGCACTAGAATAGTGACAGTGTTGGAGGTGAAAAAGATGTATATTCAAGAGATGCTGAAAAGGTGAAACTGACAGGTCTTGCCAATAGATTGGATGTGACTACAAGTTGTAAGCCTAAGGGGCTGGGAGGAGAGTAAGGCCTCTATAGTAATAAGGAGATAGGAAGAGAGGGTTTAGGGTAGGGGTGGGGAACGTCCAGCTTGTAGACCATATAAGATCCATGAAATTGTTTGCTAAAGCCTGTTGTAAGTAAGACTGCACAATAAAAATGACTTACATTTTTAAGATaggttttattgtatttaaatacaatttttaaaatagtacaaaataggcagcacttggcacagtgtctgacacataatagatacttcataactgtttattcccttcctctctcttactagagaaatattataaaattcatCAGGGCATAACAGCAAAAAAGGAGATAGGTTAGTAAAAAGACAAAAGTCTGATGGATAAATTTGTATTATTCAAAATATAATCcacaaaatataaaaaccatTGAAGAAGGCTTTTAGAATATTGGTAGGATTTGttcaagaatgaaaataattagcATAAAGAACCAATAAGGAGAAAGTAGAATCTGAGGGCATTTACACTTTGATGAAGTCATAAGAGTCATCAAAGTATACATTACTTTAAATACCACAAAGGGAGAGAGTAAAAGGAATATTAAACA
The DNA window shown above is from Sminthopsis crassicaudata isolate SCR6 chromosome 2, ASM4859323v1, whole genome shotgun sequence and carries:
- the RBBP9 gene encoding serine hydrolase RBBP9, translating into MMVSPSKAVIVPGNGGGDVVTHGWYGWVKKRLEKIPDFQCLSQNMPDPIVARESIWLPFMESEFNCDEKTIIIGHSSGAIAAMRYAETHRVYAIILVSAYTSDLGDENERASGYFNRPWQWEKIKSNCQHIVQFGSTDDPFLPWSEQQEVANELGAKLHKFTDRGHFQNTEFNELVSVVQSMLNVPA